The sequence below is a genomic window from Deltaproteobacteria bacterium.
GTCACCGCCTCCGCGATGTCGTACACCAGTTCGCGCGACTCGTTGAGCAAAAAGCCAACGGTCATGGCTCCCAGTTCGGTGGCCGCCATGCCGAGACAGGTCTCGTGATCGGTGAGCCGCGACAGCTCACTCATAATGACGCGGATGTACTGGCAGCGCGGCGGCACCTCGATGCCGAGCAGCTTCTCGACCGCCAGCGCGTAGCCGACGTTGTTGATCAGCGGCGAGGCGTAATTGAGCCGGTCGGTGTAGGGGATCACCTGGGTCCACGTCCCCTGCTCCGCCATCTTCTCGAAGGCGCGGTGGAGATACCCGACCTCAACATCGCAGTCGACCACCACCTCGCCATCGAGCCTCAAGTTGAACTTGACCGTGCCGTGGGACGCCGGATGGGACGGGCCCATCTGGATCTCCATGATCTCTTCGGTCGGATCTATTTCAGCGGGCGCGAACGGCCGGGCGGGATCAGCCATTGAACTTCCAATCCTGCGCGATCGGATCGCGTTCGGGAATGAGCGGCTGGCGCTTATCGACGGGATAGTCCTTGCGCAGCGGGTGGCCAACGAACTCGGGATACATGAGAATACGGCGCAAATCGGGATGACCGGAGAAACGGATCCCAAACATGTCCCACATTTCGCGTTCCATCCAGTTCGCCGACTTCCACAGCGGCGCCAGCGACGGAACCACCGGATCTTCCTCCGGCACGCTCACCTTCACCCGCAGCCGATATCCGTGCTGCAGCGACACGAGATGACACACCCAGTCGAAGCGCGGGGTTTGACCGAGACGATCCACCGCCGTCTCGTCCATGAGGAAGTTGAAGGCGAACTCCGGCCGATCACGCAGTTGTTGGAAGGTCTCGAAGCTGTCCTCGCGGCGGATGACGATGGTCTCGTCGCCACAGTCGCTGTGATTCGCCACGATGCGCTCACCGAAGACTTCCAGCAGACGCGGCAGGAGCGGCGCTATTCCCATTCGAGCGCCCCCTTCCGCCACACGTAGAGCAAACCCAATCCGAGGATGCCGATGAACATCAGCATCTCGCCGAAGCCGAACCAGCCGAGGCGCCGGAACAACACTGCCCACGGGTACATGAACACCACCTCGATATCGAAGACGATGAAGAGGATGGCGGTCATGTAGAATTTCACCGAGAAGCGCCCCCACGCCGGGCCGCTGGATTCGTTGCCGCATTCGAAAGTCTCGAGCCGGATCGCATTGTGACTCTTCGGCCCCAACAGCTTGCCGAGCAGAATCATCACGACTACGACCGTCCCCGCGAGCGCGAACGTCACCAGCACTGGGAGATATTCAGCAGTCATCCGACTAAGCAATTCGCGTGAATTTGCGACGCGCGGCGTCGGGCACCGGGTCTATCAAAGGTCGGCACGAAGTCAAGGTTGAGAGAGCGGTGATCGGACCGATCGGACCGATCTGTCCGATCGGTCTGATCCTGTGCTTGACACCGCGATGGATTACAGTTTGTGTACGCAGCGCTTTGAGCGGGGAATCGACGATGGCAACGCAGAGCAAGAAGAAATCAGCGGCGACCAGCCCGGTGACGCCGACGCTGGACAATCCGCTCGCCGACCCAAGCCCGGCGGCGGACCCGCCCACCGAAGCGAACCCCACCGGCGCCTACGACCAGACCCTGCTGCAAGCCGAAGAGCTGCGCCGCCGCCCATACACCGCCGCCGGCACGCTGCAGATTCTCCGCCAGCACGCCAAGGGTCGCATGACCGTGTGGGAGCGCATCGACGTCTTGCAAGACAAAGACTCGCGCCCGGCGGTGCTCTACCAAAACTGGGGTCGCAACCTCGACGGCGCGTCGATCGTCACCGCGGTGGTCAAGATTCGCGGTCGCGATGTTGCGCTCTACGGCCACGACTTTACGGTGCGTGCGGGCTCGATGGACGCGACCAACGGACGCAAGTTGGCCAACCTCATCTACCTAGCCGGAAAGCGCGGCATTCCCTTGATCGGCATGAACGACAGCGCCGGCGCGTTCGTGCCGGCTGGGATCGGCGGCCTCGACGGCTACGCGGAAGCGTTCACCGCGCTGCGCAAGATCAGCGGCGTCGTGCCGAGCATCATGTGCATGTTCGGCTTCAACGCCGGCGGCGGCGCCTACCTGCCGCGCCAGGGCAGTTTCATGATCCAACCGGCGAACACGTTCTTCGGCCTCACCGGCCCGGTGGTGGTCAAGAGCGCGCTGGGCGAAGACGTTACCCCCGACGATCTCGGCGGCCCCAAGGTCCACGGCGCAAGCGGCGTCTCGGATATCACCGTGGCCGACGAAGTGGCCGCGCTGCGCACAGCGCAGCGGTTGCTCGGCTACCTGCCGGACTCCAGCAAGGTGGCGCCGCCGTTCGAGAGCACGTCCGATCCGATGGATCGTCGCACCACCGAAATCGACACCCTGCTGCGTAAGGCGTTCAACTCGCCCACCGGCTTCAACACTCCGCTCGACGTCACCATTCTCATTCAGCAGGTGTGCGACCACGGCGACTACTTCGAAATCCAACCCGACCGAGCGCGCAATGCGATCACCGCATTCGGCCGACTCGCTGGCAACGTGGTCGGCTTCGTCGCCAACAACAGCGCGGTCGCCAGCGGTCAGATCGATATCGATGCAGCCTACAAGATCGCCCGCTTCGTGCGCTTCTGCAGCGTCTACAACGTACCCGTCATCTTCATGGAAGACACCACCGGCTTCCTACCCGGGCGCGATCAAGAGAGCCGCGGTATTGTGCAAGCCGGCCGCGCGATGCTCGACGCTATCATCGATCTGCGCACACCGCGCATCCTGCTCATCATCCGCAACGCCTTCGGCGGTGCGTACGCGGCGTTCAACTCCTACGCCGTCGGCGCCGACATCGTGCTGGCGCTGCCCACCACGCGAGTGGCCGTCATGGGTACTGCGGGCAAGGAGTACACGTACAAGAAGGAGCTGCAGGAACTGCGCGCCAGCGCCGCACAACGACTCGACGAACTCATTGCCGCGCGCGTCAAAGCCGGCAGCCCGCCGAAGGTTGCGGCGGAAGCAGCGCAGAAGGAAGTAGCGGATTGGCTGCGCGCCAAAGAAGCGGAGTTCAACCAACGCTACGAAAAAGAACTGATGAACCCGCGCGAGGCGCTCAGCCTCGGGTCAATTTCGGAGATCGTGATGCCGACCGATCTGCGGGCCGTGCTGGGACGCAACCTCGAGTTCCTGCTCCGCCGTTACGAACCCGGTCCCTGGCAGTCGATCCAGCGGGAGTTTCATTGATGCTGCCGCCCAAGCACGATCCGACCACGCGCAACCCGGCGATCCATCGCGACCGCCGGCTGGGTCAATCGCCGTCCGAATGGATTCGTTCATTCGCCTGCGACGACATGGGCGTGCTCATCGTCTGCCGCGGTCCAATTCGCAAAGAAGCGATCGATGTTTTTCGCGAGATGGGGATGACCAACGTCGGCATCTTGATCTCCGAACGCGATAGCATCGTTTTCCCACGCGCGTTGTCGCCGGAACTGCGGATCATGGACCCCAAGAACGTCCATCCGATCCCCGACTACACCGGTACGACCAAGGAAGAACGCGAGCAGCGCATCGCCCAAATGATCGCGATCTGCCGTGAGCACGGCTACCGGTACATCTTCGCAGGTTACGGATTCATGGCCGAGGACGCATCGTTCGTCCGCGCCCTCGAACACGCCGGCCTCACCTTCATCGGACCCGGCTCGCACACGCAGGAAGCGGCTGGTGCGAAGGACGAGGCCAAGCGCACAGCCATCGCGAATCAAGTTTCAGTGACGCCGGGCTTGAACAACGCAACCGCTCGCACGTTGCTCCGCAAGTACCCGGATCGGGCCGCGCTCGCCAAGCTCGTCAAACAGAACGGCCTGACGGTACCGGAGGTGGGCGATCAGAAGCTCGCGCTGGAAGCGCTCGCCGACTGTGTACTCGCCGCCGCCTATGCGAAACATCTCGATCTGTTCACCGTCGAGGAGTTGGCCGAGCAACTCCGCGCCGAGGCCGAGCAGTTGATCGCCGAAAATCCCGGCCGGCGCTTCCGCCTGAAGGCCATCGGAGGCGGCGGCGGCAAAGGCCAGCGGATTTTCTCTGAAGCTAACGTTGTTCCGGGACTCGCACGCGAAGTCCTCAACGAGGTCAAAGCCACCGGCGTCGGCGACAACAAGAACATGCTCATCGAGTTGAACGTTGAGCAGACCCGTCACAACGAGATCCAGATCCTCGGCAACGGCAAGTGGTGCGTGGCGCTTGGCGGACGTGACTGCTCCTTGCAAATGCACGAGCAAAAACTGGTCGAAGTCTCGATCACCCAGGAAGGCCTCACCGCTGCGATCGCGCAGGCGCGCGCCGCGGGCGACACACGCAAGGCGCGCGTGCTGGAGTCCGACCTCGCGGTGCTCCAACGCATGGAAGCGGAAGCCGAGCGGTTCGGCGCCGCCGTCCAGCTTGATTCGGTTTCAACCTTCGAGTGCATCGTCGAAGGCGCGCAGCACTATTTCATGGAGGTCAACACCCGCATCCAGGTCGAGCACCGCGTCTCCGAACTGTGTTACGGGTTGCGCTTCAGCAATCCCAGTGACGCGACCGATTGTTTCGATGTTCACTCGCTGGTGGAGGTCATGGCACTGGTCGCGAAACACAGGTCGCGCCTGCCCAAACCGACACGTGTCCAGCGCGACGTAGCCGCCATCGAGGTCCGTCTCAACGCCACCGATCGCGCGCTCAACCCCGCCGCCGGCGGCGTGATCATCTCGTGGTCCGACCCCATCGAAGGCGAGATTCGCGACGATCAAGGGATCTCGATTAAGAACCCCGACACGGACCTCTTCATGCGCTACCGGTTGGCCGGTGCCTATGACTCCAACGTTGCCCTCCTGCTGGCCACCGGCGACAGCCGCCGCGAAAGTTTCGCGCGCGTCACTGAGATCCTGCGCCGCACGACCTTGCGCGGCATCGATCTCGCCACCAATCGTGAGTTTCTGTTCGGCATCGCCACCTGGTTTCTCAGCCGCGACGTGTGGGCCAAGCCAACGACGAAATTCGTCGTGCCGTATCTCACGCTCATCGGTGAGCTCACCGGCGAAGCGCAAGCAATCGACTTCGACTACGCGTTTCAACAAATCGCGCGCCAGACCACCGCCGCTGCCGGCGGCAACGACCGCACCGTGGCCGCGACCGGCCAAGTCATCGCGCTAAAGGAGACGCTGCTCGAACGACCACTCGCGCTGTTGATCGAGGAGCCGCACTTTCTTTCCGCGTGGCTCAGCGAGCATCGGCTCGCCTTCGACATCGCGAGCGGACGCGTGGTGTGGAAGCGCAATCCGGTCGAAATCCTCGCCGCGACCTATCACTTGCTCCATCTCGACGATCAACACGGCGAACCAGCCGCGCACCGCATTTGGGACCACGATCATCAGCTTTTGACCACCGCCCTCTCCTTCTATGCGCAGCTCGCCGCGCGCGTACCGAAGGGCATGGCGTGGGCGGAACTGAACGACGTGCTGCGCGCCGAGGCGCCGTCATTCGGCTTCGACGCGGCGACGTGGCCGAAGGTGCGGGCGGCGCACATCGGGCACCAACTCGGCCTCGAAATCCTCGCCGTCCTGCCGATGATGGCAGCCAAGGTCGATTTCTATGGGCTCACGCTCAACGACGACCTCAGCGTGACCATCCCGGCGCGCTTGCTCGACTCCTCCCATCAGGAAGCGATGCGCAAAGTACTCGTGCCGCCGCCGAGCACGAAGGCCGACGAGATCGTCGCCGCCATGGGCGGCACCTACTACTCGCAGGAGGCGCCCGGTTTCCCTTCGTTCGTCACCAAAGGCGCGCACTTCGATCGCGGCGATCCGCTCTACATCATCGAAGTGATGAAGATGTTCAACAAAGTCTACGCGCAGTTCTCGGGCACCATCGATGAGATGCTGATCGCCGAGAGCGGCGTCGTCGTGCGCAAAGGCCAGCCGCTCTTCAAGGTCACCCCAGACGAGCGGATCGTCGAAGAAGATCCCAACACCAAGCACGCCCGCATTCGGGCGAACACTGACTCCTATCTCGCCAAGCTACTCTGAAGCCTCGGCGCCAGAACCGCGCGAGCGGCCGCGATTGTTCATTGCTTGCACTGCCTGCCAGACGACGATCGCCAAGATCGAGGCGTGGCCGAAGGCGTGGACCAGCAGGCCGCACGTGAAACGCCGGTCGATCTGAATCAGCGCGAGGCCGGCGATGCACCACAACACCACTGGCAGACGCAATCGGCTCCAGCCCATCCACACGAACACCGCCGGCAGCAGGAACACGTAGTGATGATACCAGAGCACGTTGGGCAGTAGCGTCATCCCGAAGATCACTACAATGAGCAGCGGCTCGGTATCGCGCGTCCGCTGCGCGGCGAACGCGCTCACCATCCACATCACCGCGACGTAGACCGTCAGTACGCGCTGCACCGTTGCGGCACTCCCTCCGCCAATCCAGTTGTACTGAATCAACTTGGCCACGAACGATTGTGAGTTGGCCCCGAGCGGAAACTCGTTGGTCAGCGCGCGAAACGCTTCGCCGTAAGTCACGAACGGTTGAATGCCATAGGCTGCGATCGTGATTGCGCTCAGTGCGAACAGCGCGACGGCGGCGCCGGCGATCACCCCCCGATTGCGGCGATTGCGATTGATCGCGAAGTAGCCGAGGAGCGCGGCGGGCGTCACCTTCGTCGCGATGGCAAGCGCCAGCGATGCACCCGCAACCAGGGGTCGCGACGACTCCCAGTACAGCGCGAAGCACAGCATGGACAGGGTGACCACGTTGATCTGGCCGATGTGCAGCAACTCCAGATAGGGAGCGAACCCCAACGCCAGCACGTACCACCACCACACGGTTCGCGACCGGTATCCGGCGCGCGCCGCCAGCATGCTGATCGCCACGCTCAACAGTACGGTGTTGATGGCCGCAAACACCACCGCCTGGAAGACCAGCGGCGCGATCGGCGCGAACGCTTGCACGATCAGCAGCGACGGCGGCGGATACAGGAACGCCGCGCCGATGTCGCGGATCGCGTAGGGATCGCGTCCGTTCTGCGCGTCACCGAGCGCCCGTTCGTAGAGACGAAAGTCCTGCAGCAGAAAACGCGGCAGCGGCTTGACCGCGAGAAACTGCGCTTCGGTCCGCAGTCCGAGCCCAACGTAGGCGACGAGGACCGGGACCAACCACCATCGCCGCACGGTCGCACGCAGGCGTGGCTCACGAATCGCGGCGCGGGTCGTCACCGGTGTCGCGGCGCGGGTTGTCACCGGAGTCGCGGCGCGGGTTGTCACCGATGGACCGCTGCGACGCTACTCGTCGCGGCTGAGGTAGGTGTATTCCTGCAAGCCCTGCTCGTAGTGCCGGCGCAGGCGGGCGGAGTCTTCGAGACTGATTTGGCCCGCGCGCATCGCCACCTCGATGGTGCGCCGTACCTTCTCGATCAGCGTTCCTTTGTCGTACTGCACGTACTGCAGCACTTCGGTGACCACGTCGCCTTCGACGACGTGCTCGACTTCGTAGCGCCCGTCGGGACCAAGGCGCACGTGCACCGCGTCGGTATCGCCGAACAGGTTGTGCAGATCACCGAGAATCTCCTGATACGCGCCGACGAGGAACACCCCGATGAAGTACGGCTGGCCGTTCCAAGGATGCAACTCCAGCACGTCTTTCACGTCGCGCTGATCGATGAACTTGTCGATCTTGCCGTCGCTATCGCAGGTGAGATCGGCAAAGATTCCGCGCCGCGTTGGCTTCTCTTCGAGCCGATGGATCGGCATCACCGGAAAGAGTTGCTTCACCGCCCAATGGTCGGGCGCCGACTGGAAGACGGAGAAGTTGCCGTAGTACGTGTCGGCGAGCCCCTTCTCAAGCGGTTCCAAATCATCGGGCACGTAGGGCAGCTCGCGCACGATGCGAAGAATCTTTTCGCAGCAATCCCAGAACAGCCGCTCCACGCGCGCCCGCCCGCGCAGATCGAGGTAGCCGAGCGAGAACAACTCCCCGGCTTCCTCTTTGAGCTGCAGGCTGTCGTGATACGCCTCTTGCACGTTCTTCTGCGACACCGTCGCCCAAATCTCGGCGAGATCCTTGATCACCTTGTGGTCGCCGTCGCCCACCGGTTCCGGCTGCTTACCCGACAGCATCTCATGAACGCCGAGCACATCGAAGATCAGCACCGAGTGATGCGCGGTCATCGCGCGGCCGGCTTCGGTGACGATGTCGGGGTGCGGGATGTGCTCCTTCTCGCACGCCTCCTGAATCGACGCCACCACGTCGTTGGCGTACTCCTGCACGGAATAGTTCATCGACGAATGGAAGTTGGTCTGCGAGCCGTCGTAGTCCACCCCGAGGCCGCCGCCGACATCGACGTAGCGCGGCGTCGCGCCCATCTGGAACAGGCCGGCAAACACGCGGCCGGCTTCGCGCAGGGCGTCCTTGTGCGCGCGGATCGCGGTGATCTGCGAGCCGATATGGAAGTGCAACAGTTCGAGGCAATCGAGCATCTCGGCCGCGCGCAGCGCTTCGACCGCCTCGACCATCTCGACGGCGGTGAGACCGAATTTCGAGCGGTCGCCGGTCGACTCGACCCATTTGCCGGCGCCTTTGGTGGTCAGCCTCGCCCGCACGCCGATGTGCGGCCGGATGCTCAGCTCCTTCGAGGTCTTGATGATGAGGTCGACTTCGCGGAAGCGGTCGACGACGATGATCGGCGTGCGCCCCAGTCGTTGCGCCAGCAGTGCGGTTTCGATGTACGCACGATCCTTGTAGCCGTTGCAGATGATGAGCGCACCGGGGGTATCGAGGACCGCCAGCGCGATCAACAGTTCCGGCTTGCTGCCGGCTTCGAGCCCAACGCCCTGCGCCGCGCCGTACTGGACGATCTCCTCGACCACGTGGCGCTGCTGGTTGACCTTGATCGGATACACCCCGCGGAACTTGCCATTGTAGCCGTACTCACCGATCGCCTTCTCGAATGCCCCGCACAACCCCTGCACGCGCGCCGCGAGGATGTCGGAGAAGCGCACCAACAACGGGGGGCGCAAGCCACGCTGTTCGAGGTCTTGCACGAGGTCGAGCAGGTCGACGCCCGGCCCGCCGTTGCCGCGCGGCAGCACCTCGACGTGGCCATGATCGTTGACCGTAAAGAACCCCGCGCCCCAATTGCCGACGTTATAGAGCTCACTGCTATCGCGAACGGTCCATCCTCGCATCGTGGTCGCGTCTCCCTCTGCGCCTTCGCCCGAGTTGTCGCTCCTCTATAGCGCCTCTGGCCACAGTCGCAACTGAAATTGAAGCGGAAGACCAGAAGATGAACCGTCATCTCCGTTCAGGTGTAGGGGCGACGCATGCGTCGCCCTCCGTTTTCTCCGCAGTCGACGCGTCCATTCGCGGGCGACGCATGCGTCGCCCCTACGAGGAACAAGGCCTCGGGTTGGGGGGCGTTCTTGGCGCCGTCGCGGTGAAGCTACTATCTCCTGAGGCTAACCCGCCTTGACTTGCGCGAGTCCCTTCGGCACCCGTCAGGCATGCTCTCTGCGCGCGCACTCGTCACCCTGATCGTTCTCGCCAATGCTGCAACCGCCGCTGTCGCCGCCGAAGTTTCGCGCCGCACGCCCGTCGTCGAGGCGGTCGAGAAGGTCAGCCCGGCGGTGGTGAACATCTCCACCGAACAGGTCGTCGAGCAACGCAGCAGCCCGTTCGGGAACCTTCGCGATCCGTTCTTCGAAGAATTTTTCCGCGACTTCGGCGAGTCGCGCCGCGGGCGCATCACTAAGACCAGCCTCGGTTCAGGCGTCATCATCCGACCCGACGGCTACATCCTCACCAACCAACACGTGATCCTGCAAGGCAGCCGCATCCACGTCACCCTCGCCGGCGAGCGCGAGTTCGAGGCGACGCTGGTCGGTGCCGATTCGGATTCGGACCTCGCCATCCTTAAAGTGAAGAGCGCGGACGATCTGCCGCATGTCGCGATGGGACGCTCGGACGATCTGATGGTCGGCGAAACCGTGATCGCCATCGGCAACCCGTTCGGCCTATCGCACTCGGTCACCACCGGTGTGCTGAGCGCCATCGACCGCACGCTGCAAACGGAAGGGCAAACGTACTACGACTTCCTGCAAACCGACGCGTCGATCAATCCGGGCAATTCGGGCGGCCCGCTGCTCAACCTCAATGGCGAATTGATCGGTATCAACACCGCGATCTATCAGAAGGCGCAAGGCATCGGCTTCGCGATTCCGGTCGATCGCGCCCGCCGCATCGTCAACGACCTGATCAGCTTCGGCGAAGTGCAAGTGCCGTGGGTGGGAGCCCTCGTGCAAAACCTGACGCCCGAGTTGGCGCACCACTTCGGCGTCCGCCGCGGCGTGCTGGTGCGCGGCGTCGAAACCGACAGCCCAGCCAGCCGCGCCGGACTCGAGCGTGGCGATCTCATAGTGGCGCTCGATGGCCACGAGGTCCGCTCCAGCGACGAGTACGAACAACGCGTGCGCGACCACACCGCCGACAGTCAGCTCCGCTTCAACCTCACGCGCGACGGTGCCGAGCGCACGGTCACGGTGCAGGCGAGTCAGTATCCGCTCGACCGCGCCGACGATCTCGCTTGGCAACTGCTCGGCGTGCAAGTGCACGAAGCGCGCGACGGCATGGCCGTGCGCCGCGTCCGGCCAGGCAGCAGCGCCGCCCGCATCGGCATGGCGCCAGGCGACTACCTCGTCGGCCTCGGCGGCGTTGCGTTCAAAGACCTCGCCGGGTTTCGCAAGAAGATGATCGAAGTGCGCCAGTCACAGAGCGTGCTGCTCAGCGTCCAGCGCGGCCATCGCATCTACAACGTCATGGTGCCGCTCGGCGAACGCGACGCGTAGCCGAGTGTTGGAGAGCGCGAAGCATCATCACCGGGACAGCGAGCCATGAGGCTTCTCTTCCTCACCACTGGCAGACGGCGGTGAGGGAGCCGCCGCCACATCAGCCGTAGGGTCCGCTGCGCGGACCGTCCTTCTTCGATCGCGCTGCGATCGCACACCACGAGAAATGTCCGCACAGCGGACCCTACGAGACTAGATCGCGATTTTCAGCGCGATCTCCTCGAATGGGACCTGCGGGACCTTGACCGTGCGGCTGCCCCGCGCCTGTTTCGCGACTCGCACCAACCCATGTCGCTCCAGAATCCGAATGTCCTCTTGCACGTTCTTGAGATCGCGGCCCGCCATGCTGGCCAGCTCATAGATCGAACGCGGCTGCCGAGTTCTGATCGTTCGCAGCAAGCCTAGCCGTTCGCGCGTCAGAAAATTGCGCACCGCTTCGAGGCTGGTAAAAGCGACGATCTCCCTCGGCGCAACGCGCCGGCCACTTCGCGCTGCCGCGAAGGCTTTCTTGAAGCGCTTCAGTCCTTCAGTGAACGGTTCGACGGTAAACGTGACGGTCTTCATTGCTCTCCTCCGATCAGCCGTTGCACGTCCGCCATGAAATCGGCGAGGAGACGTGCGACGCCAACGAACTCGTAGGGATGTTGCGTACGCCCAATGTGCCGATGGTGACCTTTGGGATGATGGTTGTCATAGAGAATCGTGGGCGCGTGACCGCCAGCGAGGATGAGCGCCAAGCGTAGCGGACGCCGTCGGGCTGCCGAGCGTTCGGAGCGACTCGCCATATCACCATCTCGCGGAGGTTTCCGCTCTCGTCGGTCATCTTCTCTCGGAGGACTAGTGTCGCCCTGCCACCCATCACCGCGCCTTACATGGCCTCTCATACCATGTAGCAGGAAGGTCTGCCAGTTCCGTTTTCCTTTCACCGGTCGGCTCGCTTTCGTCACGGCGGGACCGCGTTCGGTCAATCGCGGTAGTGTAGGGTTTATGAGATCACGGAATCGTACCGCTGGCCGCACAAGAGCAACTGATTGACCCGGAGTCTGGAGTAGGGTGCGAAATGGACCCTAAGCAGTGTCCGACGACCGACGTGCCGTCCGGTTGTGACACCGTACAGGGCTCTCCAGGAGTGCAACAGGGGCGCGGAGTGGGTGTCGGCGTTGGTGTTCGAGTACAGGCAAGGGCGATGATCACGAACGGGGTTCCATTGATGATGACCGTCGCGCCAGGTGTCACAGGGCACGACTCGAAAACTCCGATCACAGGCGGAGTTCCAATGTCCGGCGGGGTCGCCGTCGGAGCGCCGATCAGACGTTTGGTGTCATCCTCGCCGCATGCCACGATGGCGAAGCTGATGCAAAGCAGAAGTAGCGCGCGGCGCACGACTTCCCATACTACCAGTGGCGCAGAATCGGCAAGCAGGTCAGTGGAACAGCAGGATGGTGGACCCAAATGCGGCGCGCGGACGCGCGCGATAGGTAGGCATTGGGCGCCGCTAGAGTAGCAGTCATGAGAGTCTGTGAAGGAATCTCCTCAGTGGAGCGACGCTCCACCCCTCAAGATCAAACCGCGCCAGGGCGCACCACTCTTGAGGGCGGAGCGGTGCTCCGCCCTTCCCCTCAACGGATGCCTATCGACTGGCCAGCGCTTGCGCAGAGCGTCCTCACAGTCCGTGATGCGGCAGCAAGTCGGCGGCGCTGATGCGGCCGTCGGCGTTGACGTCGGCTTCCGCGCCTGACACGACCGCGCCGCCGCCACTGCTGATCGCCGCATCGCCGTCGCCATCGAACAGCTCAGCG
It includes:
- a CDS encoding trypsin-like peptidase domain-containing protein, translating into MLSARALVTLIVLANAATAAVAAEVSRRTPVVEAVEKVSPAVVNISTEQVVEQRSSPFGNLRDPFFEEFFRDFGESRRGRITKTSLGSGVIIRPDGYILTNQHVILQGSRIHVTLAGEREFEATLVGADSDSDLAILKVKSADDLPHVAMGRSDDLMVGETVIAIGNPFGLSHSVTTGVLSAIDRTLQTEGQTYYDFLQTDASINPGNSGGPLLNLNGELIGINTAIYQKAQGIGFAIPVDRARRIVNDLISFGEVQVPWVGALVQNLTPELAHHFGVRRGVLVRGVETDSPASRAGLERGDLIVALDGHEVRSSDEYEQRVRDHTADSQLRFNLTRDGAERTVTVQASQYPLDRADDLAWQLLGVQVHEARDGMAVRRVRPGSSAARIGMAPGDYLVGLGGVAFKDLAGFRKKMIEVRQSQSVLLSVQRGHRIYNVMVPLGERDA
- a CDS encoding ArsR family transcriptional regulator, whose amino-acid sequence is MKTVTFTVEPFTEGLKRFKKAFAAARSGRRVAPREIVAFTSLEAVRNFLTRERLGLLRTIRTRQPRSIYELASMAGRDLKNVQEDIRILERHGLVRVAKQARGSRTVKVPQVPFEEIALKIAI